A region of the Parambassis ranga chromosome 24, fParRan2.1, whole genome shotgun sequence genome:
CACACTTGCACACCCccatgttttatgtgttttttttttcattttatttttttagttttagtttcatTTAGATCAATTCAAGAAATTTGACCTGTCTTTCTGAGAGTTAGATTACAAAATGGACCCATCTTCCATTTGAACATTGGGCAGAACTAGCACCTATTTAGCTTAGCTTAAGACTAAGACATGCTTTGACCAAGGTCTCAGGTTTTGTAAAGAATAAAAGCCATTTATATATCCCATGCAGTATTTCAGTATTAAAACTGTCAGCTTAAAGTCGTCATCTCACTCTCAGACTTGCCTGGATCTCTCATTAAACCCACACAGGTTTCATCTGTGCCATCTCCACAAATATGGCCGTCAGGGTTTTTCACCATGTTGCCATCAAGCTTTGATTCTTCAGCATGTAAAGAGGAACCTAAGGTTTGTTTCTTGAGGCGGAAGAGCTTGTGCCCAGAGGTGCGCTGGAAGATGAAATATATAAATGGATTGTACACGGTGGAGCTCTTTGCAAAGAGGCAGGGTAACAGGGAGACAAATGGTGCCATGCGACCCTGCTCCCGTGTGTGAAACATGCTCCAGAAGCTAACCACCACGTAGGGGGTCCAGGCTATGAGAAAGCCTGAACTGATCATCACAGCCATCTGAAAACAAGAAGAGCAGACGATCAGGAGAGAGCAATCATGGTGAACTACAGGTTATTTGATTGTACTAACTGCCACATTTGATTGAGTAGTGGGGAAATATACACTTTTTAGACATGCATGACATCAGAATGTTGTCTTGATTAACGGCTGCAAGGTGCCTATTTGTTTGAATACTGTtctgtatatctgtggatgctctcattcatccaggtcatagacatttccaagagtttaaatcgaggcaactggactcaaggattgttttttgaagacgttttgccactcccccaagtggcttcttcagttctgctacttttctggttgggaatctgagttttatgtgttcaggacctctgtgggtggatcttgcaggagctcacatgactaagatccctatagttggttggCATAAACAAAAGTGCCTTTTTACGATTGGACAataaaacagggtaaggggaAAACATTTCTAAcaataaacatatttttcaaGGAAAACCAGTCACCATTTACAGCTATTATCTGAACGAGTCCCCATGCCCACAAACACGTAGAGATGCAGCTGGAGGAATATACACAGacgttctgttttcaaggactgaaatattgatttCATGCTACAATTgactggtgaggacaggctgagaCATAATTCATGCCTACCTCAATCAGTGCATAAACACAGAGCATGGATGCATGAAGCACAGGTCACACACTCCATCACACACTTGATAACCACACACTAAATAGTGCTAGCTCTTTTTGACATGATAATTGTTCTGTTCTCATGAGAGGTATCACTCGTTATCTGGTGTCCTTCTATCTTATCTACAATGGAGTGTTCTTCAGTAGCACAGTGGAATTCTTCAAACCACTCTGTGTTGGTATGGAGTATAGAAGAATGATGCAAAAAGGAGGCCAATGTAAATGTGAGAAGCTTTTCTGTCATGCGCTCAGTGGAGCAGCGCAGTGAATCAGCATTCATGTGAAAGATTATCCAGGATTTTCCATAAATATTTGCAGGTTTATTCTTACACTACATGATCTGTAGTGGTGTTAAACCTTTATCTGGATTTTTTTATGctgttattttttaattatttcttctACTCCTAACTTGTCTTTCTTTTAAACATTGTACACaggccactgtgtgtgtcttgaaTTCATTTTGCTACCGAAGCCAGTCAGGttctaacaacactgtctgtactgtgtgcCAAAAGTGACAGGTTTATTTCATGTTCCGATTATGTTCTAATTTCTTTCAGTATATGTATCAGTCTCCGTTCTGGATTAAAGAGAGTAAATACAACTCTGATCATCTCATACTTACAAGAGTTATTTTCTTTTCGATATTTCCGTAATGAAAATCGCTGCTCTGGATGGACCGGTAGGCCCTGTGCAGCTTCCAGGCAATACCAAAGTAGGTGAAGAGGATGACCAGACAGGGAAGGAATGTGCAGAGGACAGACATGATCATGATGAAGGTGGCGTGGTTTACAGACTCCCCATAACCGGTCCAGTCTATGGAGCAGGCGAGTCCGAACGGCTCCGGCCCGTAGCTGCCCCAGCCAAGCAGAGGAAACAAGGCCCACAGGCCGGCATACAGCCAGATCCCACCGATCACAATATTGATGGTTCGTCTCTCGAACTGGATGCCTGTGCACAAACAGGTTTTAAACTTTAAAGTGGCTCAGTTGTCATTTATATAGGCACTCTATTGCTATGTGGTTATTGCACTGTAAAGTGAGGAGAACCACATAAGAAATGAACCCTTCCATGAAGGCCTAGTTCCTTCTTGCAGCATGTGGTTGTGCTTGAATAATTTCATATTATGAAAAATTATTCAGCAGTGGTGCCTGACTGCATTATATGGAGAATACTATAGATCAGCATGAATATAACTGTAATTTCATAGTCAGCTTGGAATCAAAAGGGCTGACAATATGCAGCTCCATCATTTCAAGGATGCAAGGCTGCTGCTTAGTTGGTCTTATATAGGTCTCTTGGGCACTGAGCACAAAAAAAGACGCTAGCATGAAATCACCTTAAGTCATGATGCAGAGTTTTGCTCATTTTCTTGTCACAGTATTACAGAGTTTATGATATAATTGGCAATGCATAATAATTGGCAATTACATCATACATAATTGCGCTCTACTAAATGCTAATGATCAGAAATTAATCCTATTTCACAATGCAGACCTGAACTCATCAGAAAAGGAAAAACCTAAAtttaacataataaaaaatagcAGAGCATCATTTTGGTcattacaaatattaaacaaaaaatcATTCTTAATATCTAAACATTTCATCTCTATATATCTGAATTAAATGGAGCCCTCCTACTTTGGCAATTCTTTAATGCATAAGAATAAATGAAAATCTGCATAAATATCAGTTATAGAACAATTCACATCCATTATTCAGCAGACCATACATCCTGTGTGTATGCCTTGATTAGGACCCTATTAAAACCTACCTCCAGACAAAAATGAGGGCCTCTGTGGACGAGAGATGAAAGAAGACAGCACCCCAAAAAGTGAGTCATGCTCTGTTATTTTCACTCATACCAATCAATTATTTATGGCCATAAAGATCACTCGAAAAGACTTCTACTTATGACTCATATGGTTGATGATTTTAATTTGATTAAATTGATtacttatttaaaataatgatcCCTTTATGCCAACAGCATTCATTAACTACATTGATCTCAGTTGAGATTACAGTACCTCTCTTGGGTGGACTTCCTGTGACCAAGTACCTGACCAACCCCATCACAGCCAGAGTCACGATGCTTGTTATGCTGAAAATCATGCCCATCAGTCCGTAGTAGAGGCACGAGGTGTCGCCTCCGAGCCAGGCATGGTTGAAAGCTGAACTGATGGACAGCGGGTACATGCTGATGGCCATGCCGATGTCTGTGATAGCTAAGTTTACTGTCAGGAGCTCGGGGGCTTTGAGCAGGGCCAGACGACGGGCTGCACTGACCAGGACGGCTGCATTCCCAATGATAGATAGGATAGCTGCGGGAAATGACAAGAAAGGGATGGAGATGACATAAAAGTAAACAGATAAGAGATTCTCTCTGAGGAAGACAGAATTATCGGTATTATAGTATTATCAGGCAACCGTGGTCACAAGTAGCTCTGTAGGTTTCAAGTTGGTGTGAAAACCCTCTGATTGCTGGCGACCACTGAGGAGAGAATCCTCACAaattaataattattttaaccATTTGTATCCTGAAATTCTCCACTTTAATCTGTGTCCAAGTCaagaacacataaaacacaatcATGAGTCCACTtctggtttttgtttgtcaCAGACATTGAGGATAAGTGGATGTGGTCTGATCTAGTACCTTCAGACCAGATTTATTGCATGTGAAGGCATATAAGGCAGGGATGTAGACCGTTTCTGCTCCTCTAACTCTCTTTATGTGAGTCTTCACAGTCCTTTTGCTCTGAGCCACTTTTCCAATACATGATCCCTCCTGGTAAAATGAATCATTCTTGCTTGACCTCAGATGCTGTGGGATTTGTGCCTCCCTTAGGCCTACTGACTGGATGTTTTTACACCATGCTTGGTTAACTTAAGGCTCAAAAATAATGCGTAGAGAGGCTGCCTGCTGGAGAGATACTGAGAGAGTGTGGCTAATCTTAGAAAAAAAGTTGACACTTCACGCAGCTATATCTGTATGCTAACATTTTTTCCAATTCCAATTCTGCAATCAGCACCTCCAATCTCCAGCTCTACTCCTCTTTACCTCGACAAGTGTTCACTGCAGGCAGCTCTTCCTTGATGTCATGTTGGTTGATTTAAGCTGCGAGCACTGGAGAAACCAAATCAATTCATTACTGTTCTGTATATATAAAGTTATACCAGTGAATTATGAGTTAGCACATCACTGCAAATTGTCTTTTACCACAGTGCAACAAAACACTGGTCACAGAGTGAGCCTCATAAAGCATTAGACCAAAATTACTGCTCATGTCTTTCCCATTGCAGTCATTAAGTGTTGTGTTCAAGGTTCAATGTTCTTCACGTGATATCTCTCCGCTGCATATGGAAATTTGATCAACTGAAAAACACCATATTATGCTGgcatgcattttattttcaaaagtCCTTTTATGCTGTGAAAAAGCTTTTAAGTGTTTGTCCCTCAATTGAATCTGACCTACAGGAATAACCTTCATCCGAGCAATCTGCATCCATACCAGCATTCTGTTCATGTAAAGCTTCAAAACTGTAATGGACTGCAATACTCATCTCTGTTGTAAACATCCATTGAGAATTTTGAATAGAGTTCTCGTTGTTGCAGTAAACTCCACCTCACTGAGGTTTAGAATGTTATGTCAGttactttttgttgtttatgaTGCTGCTTTTTGAAGCAATTCCAGAAAACGTAAGCATCTGCTGGTTTATAAGGCTGTAATTTTgccatttattgttttttttcaaactaaaaaacaaatgtatattATATGTCAGgcaaaaacactgacatttgGTTGCTAAAGCGTTGCTCTGGCATAGTGATGAGATGTCTTAAGGTTTCTTTGTCTGTTGCTTTTAAATCCCTTTTAAAGACATTCTTTTATATGTGTGCTTTTAGTAGTTTTTAGGTTTGAACTATGCCCGATTTTTATTGATCCATTGTTtagtgttttatcttgttttcattgttttatttttctgtgtattttatgaAATGTGAAGCGCTTTGTTTGTAAAAGTGCTATACAAataaagtttattattattgttattattattattggcacAGGtatgaatcagaatcagacgTCTTCATTGCCATTCATATAATGAAATTAATAGCAGCACAAGGTGTGTTGTTTCTCCAGCACAACAACTGTCTCTGAGTCTGCATTAAGAGTAAAAAGGTATCCAGGGAGTGTAGGGTCCCTAATGATGTTTTTAGCTTTGAAAGGGTTAACATCACCTTGCAAGGTCTTCCAGTGTGAAGCAGACAGCCATAAATATTTCTTTCAGCCGTCTTTATTGGTCTCTGCAGTGCTATtttgtctgcagcagagcaAACCTTCACACCACTGTGATGCAGTATCTGAGTAGATGTGCTCAATGTTCACCAGGCAAAAAGCCaccagcagcttccctgagaaAGTGAAGTCATTGTTGTGCTCTCTTGATGATGCCTTTGGTGTTAGATGACCAGGAGAGGTCATCAGAAATGTTGATGCCCAGGAATTGATTTGTTTCCACCCATTTACTATCATACAAGTACAGCCCTAATATCTGACAGCATCCCTCTTAAGGATGACACACTTTTAATGGAACCACAATGCTTCTGTTAGCTATCTACCAATCTACCAATTAACATTTTTGGTTTCATGCAATTCTCTAAGCAATTTTCAATGTGGAAGCTCAGAAAAATAATGACTCTCTCTATGGAAAAATCCGATTGCAAAAACTGGTTGGACTGTTTTAGTGAGGAATAATGAGAGACATGTCATGTAGGTGCCTTCACACCAGGAGAGTCAGGATCGATCCTATCTCAAGGAATCAATCATAAAGTGTGTCAGGTGTTAAATCCAGGGGCTGACTGACACTGACTTAAGGTGTAAAACGTATTTAATTATTGGGAAGACAAACGGTACTAAAttacatatggacacacacaacttACACAGGAGGCAGATGTATACTCCATTTGACAGTATGAATATGTATTAtagtttatgtttatgttgtaGGTACTTGAAAATCAATTCCAGCAGAAGTGgagctgcatttgttttggtGTAGCAAAAGCTGGCGGTCACATTTGTGCCATGATATGAAATATATAAtcctttatttaaatgtaactgGCATGAATTTACATCTCTGTGCAAAGACAGGCGTTAGTGACgaaaaaagtcattttagtTTAATGAAATGACTCCTTACATATAGACTGTGAGAAGAGGCTGTTGACACTTCACCCAGCTATATCTGTATGCTAACATTTTTTCCAATTCCAATTCTGCAATCAGCACCTCCAATCTCCAGCTCTACTCCTCTTTCCCTCGACAAGTGTTCACTGCAGGCAGCTCTCCCTTGATGTCATGTTGGTTGATTTAAGCTGCCAGCACTGGAGAAATCAAATGTTATCATTACTGTTCTGTAGATATAAAGGTATACCAGTGAACCAGTTTACAGTTAGCACATCACTGCAAATTGTCTTTTACCACAGTGCAACAAAACACTGGTCACAGAGTGAGCCTCATAAAGCATTAGACCAAAATTACTGCTCATGTCTTTCCCATTGCAGTCATTAAGTGTTGTGTTCAAGGTTCAATGTGCTTCAAAACTGTAATGGACTGCAATACTCATCTCTGTTGTAAACATCCATTGAGAATTTTGAAAAGAATTCTCGTTGTTGCCGTAAACTCCACCTCACTGAGGTTTAGAATGTTATGTCAGttactttttgttgtttatgaCAAAAAGCTTTTTGAAGCAATTCCAGAAAACGTAAGAATCTGCTGGTTTATAAGGCTGTAATTTTgccatttattgttttttttttcaaactaaaaaacaaatgtatattATATGTCAGgcaaaaacactgacatttgCTTGCTAAAGCGTTGCTCTGGCATAGTGATGAGATGTCTTAAGGTTTCTTTGTCCGTTGCTTTTAAATCCCTTTTAAAGACATTCTTTTATATGTGTGCTTTTAGTAGTTTTTAGGTTTGAACTGTGCCAGATTTTTATTGATCGATTGTTtagtgttttatcttgtttttattgttttatttttctgtgtattttatgaAATGTGAAGCGCTTTGTTTGTAAAAGTGCTATACAAataaagtttattattattgttattattattattggcacAGGtatgaatcagaatcagacgTCTTCATTGCCATTCATATAATGAAATTAATAGCAGCACAAGGTGTGTTGTTTCTCCAGCACAACAACTGTCTCTGAGTCTGCATTAAGAGTAAAAAGGTATCCAGGGAGTGTAGGGTCCCTAATGATGTTTTTAGCTTTGAAAGGGTTAACATCACCTTGCAAGGTCTTCCAGTGTGAAGCAGACAGCCATAAATATTTCTTTCAGCCGTCTTTATTGGTCTCTGCAGTGCTATtttgtctgcagcagagcaAACCTTCACACCACTGTGATGCAGTATCTGAGTAGATGTGCTCAATGTTCACCAGGCAAAAAGCCaccagcagcttccctgagaaAGTGAAGTCATTGTTGTGCTCTCTTGATGATGCCTTTGGTGTTAGATGACCAGGAGAGGTCATCAGAAATGTTGATGCCCAGGAATTGATTTGTTTCCACCCATTTACTATCATACAAGTACAGTCCTAATATCTGACAGCATCCCTCTTAAGGATGACACACTTATAATGGAACCACAATGCTTCTGTTAGCTATCTACCAATCTACCAATTAACATTTTTGGTTTCATGCAATTCTCTAAGCAATTTTCAATGTGGAAGCTCAGAAAAATAATGACTCTCTCTATGGAAAAATCCGATTGCAAAAACTGGTTGGACTGTTTTAGTGAGGAATAATGAGAGACATGTCATGTAGGTGCCTTCACACCAGGAGAGTCAGGATCGATCCTA
Encoded here:
- the opn8a gene encoding opsin 8, group member a — translated: MDDKYTSKLSPTVDFWAGIYLVIIAILSIIGNAAVLVSAARRLALLKAPELLTVNLAITDIGMAISMYPLSISSAFNHAWLGGDTSCLYYGLMGMIFSITSIVTLAVMGLVRYLVTGSPPKRGIQFERRTINIVIGGIWLYAGLWALFPLLGWGSYGPEPFGLACSIDWTGYGESVNHATFIMIMSVLCTFLPCLVILFTYFGIAWKLHRAYRSIQSSDFHYGNIEKKITLMAVMISSGFLIAWTPYVVVSFWSMFHTREQGRMAPFVSLLPCLFAKSSTVYNPFIYFIFQRTSGHKLFRLKKQTLGSSLHAEESKLDGNMVKNPDGHICGDGTDETCVGLMRDPGKSESEMTTLS